The Verrucomicrobiaceae bacterium genome has a window encoding:
- a CDS encoding transposase: protein MSSGIQRVFFAGLRLVGIDGGQWNLLNTVQINAQVPKSRSRRAQAAFAKLSMSTLVEPGTHAPLAVSMSLGALNEKSLADPLLAALPARSLLIADRYYGQAPMLKELQKHSQRTQSHFLVRVRQKLSVRVQSVHADGSAEVVVVSLRERESPCADSSTTAPSKADEKQTPEANKARGRPRKHPPMRQSELPVREIVGRVRNAAGEWVKVRLWTSLSVQQGSARELLALYAKRWEQEIFYKELKLVLHGGHLLSAQRTETAQQELAALLIASSLVAEERLACAQSSEDEEVRQAGVLRISMSHCLEHTVALLLVLEAAQGLMDEAAQGVLVRRVREQIAQAALPARRRRSCQRKVRQPVSKWPRLLSASSLQASDDLIIDPFA, encoded by the coding sequence GTGAGCAGCGGCATCCAGCGTGTTTTTTTCGCCGGGCTGCGCTTGGTCGGCATCGACGGTGGGCAGTGGAACCTGCTTAACACCGTGCAGATCAACGCCCAAGTGCCCAAAAGCCGCAGTCGTCGTGCGCAGGCAGCCTTTGCCAAGCTCTCCATGAGCACGCTGGTCGAGCCCGGCACCCATGCACCGCTGGCCGTATCGATGTCACTGGGTGCGCTCAATGAGAAATCGCTGGCCGATCCGTTGCTCGCCGCGCTACCAGCTCGCAGCCTGCTCATCGCCGACCGCTATTACGGGCAGGCTCCGATGCTCAAAGAACTGCAAAAACATTCGCAGCGCACGCAGAGTCACTTTTTGGTCCGCGTGCGGCAAAAGCTCTCCGTGCGAGTGCAAAGCGTGCATGCCGATGGCAGTGCGGAGGTGGTGGTGGTGAGTCTGCGCGAGCGTGAGAGCCCATGCGCAGACTCGTCAACAACAGCTCCGTCCAAAGCTGACGAGAAGCAGACACCCGAGGCGAACAAAGCGCGGGGCCGCCCGCGCAAACATCCGCCGATGCGCCAGAGCGAGTTGCCAGTGCGCGAGATCGTGGGGCGAGTGCGCAACGCCGCTGGAGAGTGGGTGAAGGTGCGGCTGTGGACGAGCCTGAGCGTGCAGCAGGGTAGTGCGCGTGAGTTGTTGGCGTTGTATGCGAAGCGCTGGGAACAGGAAATCTTTTACAAAGAGCTCAAGCTCGTGCTTCACGGAGGGCATTTGCTCAGCGCACAACGCACCGAGACAGCACAGCAAGAACTTGCCGCGCTCCTCATCGCCAGCTCACTGGTGGCTGAGGAGCGACTAGCCTGCGCACAGAGCAGTGAGGATGAAGAAGTCCGGCAGGCAGGAGTGCTGCGCATCAGCATGAGCCACTGTTTGGAGCACACCGTAGCGCTGCTACTGGTGCTGGAGGCAGCGCAGGGCCTCATGGACGAGGCGGCACAAGGAGTGCTGGTGCGCCGAGTGCGAGAGCAAATCGCCCAAGCCGCGTTACCAGCGCGACGAAGACGTAGTTGCCAGCGCAAGGTGCGACAGCCCGTGAGCAAATGGCCACGCCTGCTCTCGGCATCTTCTCTCCAAGCCAGCGACGATCTCATCATCGACCCTTTTGCTTAG
- a CDS encoding helix-turn-helix domain-containing protein has translation MARPCITLNLENATLEEVGVAMDCSPTKKGFRRLAALRWLYEGKSREQVADLSGFSLRQVLRFIQAFNLAGLDGLIPGRSSGRRRILPKEQVNEKFCLSSKIRRWLDRATGLR, from the coding sequence GTGGCCCGCCCGTGCATCACACTCAATCTCGAAAACGCGACCTTGGAAGAGGTCGGCGTGGCGATGGATTGCTCACCCACGAAGAAGGGCTTTCGTCGGCTTGCAGCGCTGCGCTGGCTTTATGAAGGCAAGAGCCGCGAGCAAGTCGCTGACCTCTCAGGCTTCAGCCTGCGGCAGGTTTTGCGCTTTATCCAAGCCTTCAATCTCGCCGGCCTTGATGGTCTCATTCCTGGGCGTAGCAGCGGCCGTCGCCGAATCCTGCCCAAGGAACAAGTGAACGAAAAATTCTGCCTCTCATCGAAGATCCGTCGCTGGCTGGACAGAGCCACTGGACTGCGGTGA
- a CDS encoding IS630 family transposase: MSTSTITASSSAPWPLNQDEDKRQAFCQKLQRWVADPSVDLWFSDESGFEGDPRPRRTWTKIGKVRHSPYLGEHIRYNVFGAVRPKDGRLGALLFNLCDSVTFQVFPDTLAEENPHVAGRRAILVLDNASWHKTKSLNWHHFEPEYLPPRSPDLNAIERLWLRMKADWFNGWIAKTSEQLQDRIIESLRSLFDQPSILQSQCRPKTRL; encoded by the coding sequence ATCTCCACGAGCACGATTACCGCCTCAAGTTCCGCGCCCTGGCCGCTCAACCAGGATGAGGACAAGCGCCAAGCCTTCTGCCAAAAGCTCCAGCGCTGGGTGGCCGATCCGAGCGTCGACCTGTGGTTCAGCGACGAAAGCGGCTTTGAAGGCGATCCGCGCCCGCGCCGCACCTGGACCAAGATCGGCAAGGTGCGCCACTCACCTTATCTCGGCGAGCACATCCGCTACAATGTGTTTGGCGCAGTGCGGCCCAAAGATGGAAGGCTCGGCGCACTGCTCTTCAACCTGTGCGACAGCGTCACTTTTCAGGTGTTCCCTGACACTCTAGCTGAGGAGAATCCGCACGTGGCAGGACGCCGCGCCATCCTGGTGCTCGACAACGCCTCATGGCACAAGACCAAGAGTCTTAACTGGCACCACTTTGAGCCCGAGTATCTGCCACCACGCTCGCCCGATCTCAACGCCATCGAACGCTTGTGGCTGCGCATGAAGGCCGACTGGTTCAACGGCTGGATCGCCAAGACTTCCGAGCAACTTCAGGACCGTATCATCGAGTCCCTACGCTCTTTGTTCGACCAGCCATCCATCCTTCAGTCCCAGTGCCGCCCAAAGACGCGTTTATGA
- a CDS encoding HEAT repeat domain-containing protein: MQKTSLIVLAVLLALPCAAAEKKASAKPAPKSALELHKWSGDLNVPDPVAVTTDENGRVYVAATTRRKVADLYIREHTMWIADDVSLTSVEEKEAFLKRELAPGKLRLPRGGLKDHNKDGSIDWKDLTVHSERIYQLRDTDDDGTADKMTTFAEGFNSVVTGIAAGILYHDGWVYVTVAPDLVRLRDTNDDGVADEREVVAHGFGMHIAYAGHDMHGPRIGPDGRIYWSIGDKGVNVTSKEGVKWFYPHEGCVMRCEPDGSGFEVFAHGLRNIQEIAFDDFGNLFGVDNDADLPGEKERLVYITERSDSGWRCGHQYQKEKSRWMLEGLWKPAHATQPLFITPPLQNYSNGPAGFAHEPGTALGAALRGHFILDQFPSGKMTAFQLAPGGASFVMTNDRVIHSGIMGIGLAFANNGGLLVADWVGGYPLDELGHIWLADDPSAQNSPERQETAKLLAADLNASHLSHRDQRVRLRAQFQIVKKGDFAALEAIAADKKVAQLARIHAIWGLGQGLRAKKVEASTLTKLLTDADPEILTQTAKTLGDSTTRVPELISLLTSNVSRVRFHAAIALGKLQDAAATPKLLQLAAKEQNDPFMRHAIVTGLAGCADAKVLVKDKSLCNLLALARQRSPKVAEFLTKFPDEAERAIHDDAGIPEALPALTTRLTRRGLNACLRLGIAEPLIQAALKPTALQSEALDLLLVFTNPPRLDRIDGHAHENAPRDAKAFAALVQSRLDSLLDLTDGALKAKAVELLMQLQLRVEPAVLQGIVADAKARSSLRAGALKMLASTGDFGPSLDLALDKKSPAELRREALKQLFAHQPDRAIAAAATALKEADTTTKQLALSLLASSKDDTVITEWLDLLAQNKAPATIQLDILEAAATRESLKPKLAALQTQNTELLEGGDVTRGRDLVTNHLGANCIACHTVEAKEGSQVGPNLKTIGSQKDRPYLLESLLNPLAQVAPGYGLITLTLKDGKSLSAVLDKEDNKSIRLKLPDGKLQTVPVDHIANRTPPISVMPPMLGILTKAEIRDVVAYLASLKSKTKKK, translated from the coding sequence ATGCAAAAAACCTCCCTCATCGTCCTCGCCGTGCTGCTGGCCCTGCCATGTGCCGCAGCGGAGAAAAAAGCTTCCGCCAAGCCCGCGCCAAAGTCCGCTCTTGAACTCCATAAATGGTCCGGCGATCTCAATGTGCCCGATCCCGTCGCTGTGACGACGGATGAAAATGGCCGCGTCTATGTCGCCGCCACCACGCGGCGGAAAGTGGCGGATCTCTACATCCGCGAGCATACGATGTGGATCGCCGATGATGTCTCGCTGACCAGCGTGGAGGAAAAAGAGGCATTCCTGAAGCGCGAACTCGCGCCCGGCAAACTGCGCCTGCCACGCGGCGGCCTCAAAGATCACAACAAAGATGGCTCCATCGACTGGAAAGACCTCACCGTGCATAGCGAGCGTATCTACCAGCTCCGCGACACCGATGACGATGGCACCGCCGACAAGATGACGACCTTCGCCGAGGGCTTCAACAGCGTCGTCACCGGCATCGCGGCGGGCATTTTGTATCACGACGGCTGGGTTTACGTCACCGTTGCGCCCGACCTCGTGCGCCTTCGCGATACGAATGACGACGGCGTCGCCGATGAGCGTGAAGTCGTCGCGCATGGTTTCGGCATGCACATCGCGTATGCCGGGCATGACATGCACGGTCCGCGCATTGGCCCGGATGGCCGCATCTACTGGAGCATCGGCGACAAAGGCGTGAACGTGACGAGCAAGGAAGGCGTGAAGTGGTTTTACCCGCACGAAGGCTGCGTCATGCGCTGCGAGCCAGACGGCAGCGGCTTTGAGGTCTTCGCTCACGGCCTGCGTAACATCCAGGAGATCGCCTTCGACGATTTCGGCAATCTTTTCGGCGTGGACAACGACGCCGACCTCCCCGGCGAAAAAGAACGCCTCGTGTACATCACCGAGCGCAGCGACTCCGGCTGGCGCTGTGGCCATCAGTATCAAAAAGAGAAGAGCCGCTGGATGCTCGAAGGCCTGTGGAAGCCTGCACATGCCACGCAGCCGCTTTTCATCACCCCGCCGCTGCAAAACTACTCGAACGGCCCCGCAGGCTTCGCGCACGAGCCCGGCACGGCGCTCGGCGCAGCACTCCGCGGCCATTTCATCCTCGATCAATTCCCCAGCGGCAAAATGACCGCCTTCCAGCTCGCTCCGGGCGGCGCTTCGTTCGTCATGACAAACGATCGCGTCATCCACAGCGGCATCATGGGCATCGGCCTGGCCTTCGCGAACAACGGCGGCCTCCTCGTCGCCGATTGGGTCGGCGGCTACCCGCTCGACGAACTCGGCCACATCTGGCTCGCCGACGATCCTTCTGCTCAAAACAGCCCCGAGCGCCAAGAAACAGCCAAACTGCTCGCCGCGGACCTCAATGCCTCCCACCTCTCTCATCGCGATCAACGCGTTCGTTTGCGTGCGCAGTTCCAAATCGTCAAAAAAGGCGACTTCGCTGCTTTGGAGGCCATCGCCGCTGACAAGAAAGTGGCTCAGCTCGCCCGCATCCACGCCATCTGGGGCCTCGGCCAAGGTCTCCGCGCCAAAAAGGTCGAAGCCAGCACGCTCACCAAACTCCTCACTGACGCCGATCCCGAAATCCTCACCCAAACCGCCAAAACCCTCGGCGACAGCACCACACGCGTTCCCGAGCTCATCTCACTTCTCACTTCGAACGTCTCACGAGTCCGCTTCCACGCCGCCATCGCTCTCGGCAAACTGCAAGATGCCGCCGCGACACCGAAACTGCTCCAACTCGCCGCGAAGGAGCAAAACGATCCCTTCATGCGCCACGCCATCGTCACCGGCCTCGCGGGCTGCGCCGATGCCAAGGTGCTCGTGAAGGACAAAAGCCTCTGCAACCTCCTCGCTCTTGCCCGGCAGCGTTCGCCGAAGGTCGCCGAGTTTCTCACCAAATTCCCCGACGAGGCCGAGCGAGCCATTCACGACGATGCAGGCATCCCCGAGGCTCTTCCCGCGCTCACCACGCGACTCACGCGTCGCGGGCTGAATGCCTGTTTGCGCCTCGGCATCGCCGAACCGCTCATCCAGGCCGCTTTGAAGCCCACCGCGCTGCAAAGCGAGGCACTCGACCTCCTGCTCGTCTTCACGAATCCGCCGCGTCTCGACCGCATCGACGGCCACGCGCATGAAAACGCTCCGCGCGATGCCAAAGCCTTCGCCGCGCTCGTCCAATCGCGTCTCGATTCGCTGCTCGACCTCACCGACGGCGCTTTGAAAGCCAAAGCCGTCGAATTGCTCATGCAGCTCCAGCTTCGCGTCGAGCCCGCCGTGCTCCAGGGCATCGTCGCCGATGCGAAAGCCCGCAGCAGCCTCCGCGCCGGTGCCTTGAAGATGCTCGCCAGCACCGGCGACTTCGGTCCCTCGCTCGATCTCGCCTTGGACAAAAAATCCCCCGCCGAACTCCGCCGCGAAGCCCTCAAGCAACTCTTCGCCCATCAGCCCGACCGCGCCATCGCCGCTGCCGCCACCGCGTTGAAGGAAGCCGACACCACCACGAAGCAGCTCGCCCTCTCTCTGCTCGCGTCATCCAAAGACGACACCGTCATCACCGAGTGGCTCGACCTCCTCGCGCAGAACAAAGCCCCCGCCACCATCCAGCTCGACATCCTCGAAGCCGCCGCCACACGCGAAAGCCTCAAACCCAAGCTCGCCGCCCTCCAAACCCAAAACACCGAACTCCTCGAAGGCGGTGATGTCACCCGAGGCCGCGACCTCGTCACCAATCACCTCGGCGCCAACTGCATCGCCTGCCACACCGTCGAAGCCAAAGAAGGCAGCCAGGTCGGCCCCAACTTGAAAACCATCGGCAGTCAAAAAGACCGCCCATACCTCCTCGAATCCCTCCTCAACCCACTCGCGCAAGTGGCACCCGGTTACGGTCTCATCACCCTCACCCTCAAAGATGGAAAAAGCCTCTCCGCCGTCCTCGACAAAGAAGATAACAAATCCATCCGCCTGAAACTCCCCGACGGAAAACTCCAAACCGTCCCCGTCGATCATATCGCCAACCGCACCCCGCCCATCAGCGTTATGCCACCCATGCTCGGTATCCTCACAAAAGCGGAAATCCGCGATGTCGTGGCCTACTTGGCGAGCTTGAAGTCCAAAACGAAGAAGAAGTGA
- a CDS encoding PQQ-binding-like beta-propeller repeat protein, producing the protein MKSILALLLAATALHAEDWAQFRGSNASGISSSKNLPLEFSADKNIAWKARLGDGVGSAIIKDGVVYASGMAGDSKAAMQAFDAATGAVKWRTEFETGTLPRITPPNSHAAATPATDGERVYIHFSTIGLLAFDCATGKEAWRYTMPRPAYLMDWGAASSPIVHDGMVIFVRMMT; encoded by the coding sequence ATGAAATCTATCCTCGCCCTCCTCCTCGCCGCCACCGCACTCCATGCCGAGGACTGGGCGCAGTTTCGCGGCTCCAATGCGAGCGGCATTTCATCCTCGAAAAATCTACCGCTGGAGTTCAGCGCGGACAAAAATATCGCGTGGAAGGCACGGCTCGGTGATGGCGTGGGCTCGGCGATCATCAAAGACGGTGTCGTCTATGCCAGCGGCATGGCGGGGGACTCGAAAGCGGCGATGCAGGCCTTTGATGCTGCCACGGGTGCCGTGAAATGGCGCACGGAATTTGAAACGGGCACGCTGCCACGCATCACGCCGCCGAACAGCCACGCGGCGGCCACGCCCGCGACGGATGGCGAGCGAGTGTACATCCATTTCAGCACCATCGGCCTGCTGGCGTTTGATTGCGCCACCGGCAAGGAAGCATGGCGCTACACCATGCCGCGTCCGGCTTACCTGATGGACTGGGGCGCGGCGTCCTCGCCCATCGTGCATGACGGCATGGTCATCTTTGTCAGGATGATGACCTAG
- a CDS encoding PQQ-binding-like beta-propeller repeat protein, translating to MRCSEWLDTNQDKILARGETPKEFHERFDASDRNKNGLIDADEIDTAFQSPDNMAAGGNIIQAIRGGGSGDVTKTHLLWSIDPKTPSNISSPLFYNGRLYLVKSGGMSSCYDAKDGKSLWDRSRLGNFGDYFASAVAADGKIYVAGKNGFVVVLEDGPELKVLGKNDLGEEIIATPSIADGRLYVRTRENLLLHRPGEALEMFWRKRKRSRKHSNSPHDPSAAPKCGMATPAPRWARSLGAMKSSKTSPAAQNAEVHRRGRAEEREALSAIRVDGDTAGRKAFGGAKTFENADVAAITARFREKAAKMGFEVIEADPLPGTFAADGVHR from the coding sequence ATGCGCTGCTCGGAATGGCTCGACACCAATCAGGACAAGATCCTCGCCCGCGGCGAGACACCGAAGGAATTTCACGAGCGCTTCGACGCTTCCGATAGAAACAAAAACGGCCTCATTGATGCCGACGAGATCGACACCGCCTTCCAAAGTCCCGACAACATGGCCGCCGGTGGAAACATCATCCAAGCCATCCGCGGCGGCGGCAGTGGCGATGTCACGAAGACGCACCTGCTCTGGTCGATCGATCCCAAAACGCCCTCGAACATCTCCAGCCCGCTGTTTTACAACGGCCGCCTCTACCTCGTGAAAAGCGGCGGCATGTCGAGCTGCTACGACGCGAAGGACGGCAAGTCGCTGTGGGACCGCAGCCGCCTCGGCAACTTCGGCGACTACTTTGCCTCCGCCGTCGCCGCCGATGGCAAAATCTACGTCGCGGGCAAAAACGGCTTCGTCGTCGTGCTCGAAGACGGCCCTGAATTGAAGGTGCTCGGCAAAAACGATCTCGGTGAGGAAATCATCGCCACACCGAGCATCGCCGATGGTCGCTTGTATGTGCGGACACGCGAAAATCTTCTTCTGCATCGCCCAGGGGAGGCTCTGGAAATGTTTTGGCGAAAGCGGAAACGAAGCCGCAAACACTCGAACTCGCCTCACGACCCGTCAGCGGCTCCAAAGTGTGGAATGGCTACACCGGCACCGCGATGGGCCAGGAGTCTTGGAGCGATGAAGAGCTCGAAAACGTCTCCAGCAGCTCAAAACGCTGAAGTACACCGCCGTGGCCGTGCCGAAGAGCGTGAAGCCCTTTCAGCCATCCGCGTCGATGGCGACACGGCAGGCCGCAAAGCCTTCGGAGGTGCCAAAACCTTCGAAAATGCCGACGTGGCCGCCATCACGGCCCGTTTCCGTGAAAAAGCCGCGAAGATGGGTTTTGAGGTCATCGAGGCCGATCCGCTTCCCGGCACCTTTGCCGCAGATGGAGTTCACCGATGA
- a CDS encoding DHH family phosphoesterase yields MSTQDPIYVIGHRNPDTDAICSAIGYAAFLRDVRGMDAVAACCGELSVRTNWVLHTANVTAPRLLLDVRPTAATICRRDVLTARPADTFLSVYRMMLEHGFRSIPVVDAEGRLLGVPSIQEMAELFLPVEGSSLAGNRAVRTSLANIVAALGGRLAGEASEAEREQDFVLVVAASSVETSRQRAMQFQPRDVALVTGDRPEIHALAIELGARCLVITGGFQPWRAF; encoded by the coding sequence ATGAGCACTCAGGACCCCATTTATGTCATCGGCCATCGCAATCCAGATACGGACGCGATTTGCTCCGCGATCGGGTATGCGGCGTTTTTGCGGGATGTGCGCGGTATGGATGCCGTGGCGGCCTGCTGTGGTGAGCTGAGCGTGCGGACGAATTGGGTGCTGCATACGGCGAATGTCACAGCGCCGAGGCTGCTACTCGATGTGCGGCCTACGGCTGCGACGATTTGCCGCCGGGATGTGCTGACGGCACGGCCTGCGGATACGTTTTTGTCGGTGTATCGCATGATGCTTGAGCATGGTTTCCGCAGTATCCCGGTGGTGGATGCGGAGGGGAGATTGCTGGGGGTGCCGTCGATCCAGGAGATGGCGGAGCTTTTCCTGCCGGTGGAGGGTAGCTCGCTGGCGGGGAATCGCGCGGTGCGCACGAGCTTGGCGAATATCGTGGCGGCGCTGGGTGGTAGGCTGGCGGGAGAGGCGAGCGAGGCTGAGCGGGAGCAAGACTTTGTGCTGGTGGTGGCGGCGTCGAGTGTGGAGACGTCACGCCAGCGTGCGATGCAGTTCCAACCGCGTGATGTGGCGCTGGTGACGGGTGATAGGCCGGAGATCCACGCCTTGGCGATCGAGCTGGGGGCGCGGTGCCTGGTCATTACGGGCGGTTTTCAGCCGTGGAGAGCATTTTGA
- a CDS encoding DHH family phosphoesterase → MTQARAKGVVVICSPHDTASTSQRLRFSRPISGALKDEFLSFGSRTPLREIVHAVQSSHQPLFPVVDEETRHLIGVFSKSDLIDVPRARLVLVDHNEFAQAVAGADEAEIIEVIDHHRLSGNLRTKEPIRFLNEPVGSTSTIVGIMYRMRGAAPDKGTAICLCAGIISDTLHLTSPTTTETDREILSWLAGIGGIDGASVCEGLFRGGINAA, encoded by the coding sequence TTGACCCAGGCTCGTGCGAAGGGTGTGGTGGTGATCTGCTCGCCGCATGATACGGCGAGCACGTCGCAGCGTCTGCGTTTCTCCAGGCCCATCAGTGGGGCTTTGAAGGATGAGTTTTTGTCGTTTGGGTCACGCACGCCGCTGCGTGAGATCGTGCATGCGGTGCAGAGCTCGCATCAGCCACTGTTCCCGGTGGTGGATGAGGAGACGCGGCATTTGATCGGTGTTTTCTCCAAGTCGGATCTGATCGATGTGCCGCGTGCGCGGCTGGTGCTGGTGGATCACAATGAGTTCGCCCAGGCTGTGGCGGGTGCGGATGAGGCGGAGATCATCGAGGTGATCGATCACCATCGCCTGAGTGGGAATCTGCGCACGAAGGAGCCGATCCGCTTCCTGAATGAGCCTGTGGGCAGTACCTCGACCATCGTGGGGATCATGTACCGCATGCGTGGTGCCGCGCCGGATAAGGGCACGGCGATCTGTCTGTGCGCGGGCATTATCAGCGATACTCTGCATCTGACTAGCCCGACGACGACAGAGACAGATCGTGAGATCTTGAGCTGGCTGGCTGGGATCGGCGGGATCGACGGGGCCTCAGTTTGTGAAGGACTTTTTCGCGGCGGGATCAATGCTGCGTGA
- a CDS encoding aminotransferase class V-fold PLP-dependent enzyme: MLQLSDLLADEALRRAEFPVVEKGVFLAHAGVTILPRRVVRTMQEHLEASCTRMQEYPEAWKAVLETRAVAARLIGAKAQEIALLGPTSVGLSLVASGFPWQAGDEVVCYPDDYPANVYPWRELERRGVIVKELRPDSPGEITLSLVEAALTAKTRMVALASCHYLSGWRINVDGIGRMLRERGVFFCLMRSRR; encoded by the coding sequence ATGCTCCAACTTTCTGATTTGCTCGCTGATGAGGCTCTGCGCCGTGCTGAATTCCCTGTGGTGGAGAAGGGTGTGTTCCTGGCTCATGCGGGGGTGACGATTTTGCCGCGGCGTGTGGTGAGGACGATGCAGGAGCACCTGGAGGCGAGCTGCACGCGGATGCAGGAGTATCCAGAGGCGTGGAAGGCGGTGCTGGAGACGCGAGCAGTCGCAGCACGGCTGATCGGGGCAAAGGCCCAGGAGATCGCGCTGCTGGGGCCGACTTCGGTGGGGCTGAGCTTGGTGGCTAGTGGCTTCCCGTGGCAGGCGGGGGATGAGGTGGTGTGTTACCCGGATGATTATCCGGCGAATGTGTATCCGTGGCGTGAGCTGGAGCGGCGGGGAGTGATCGTGAAGGAGCTGCGGCCGGATTCTCCAGGGGAGATCACGCTGAGCCTGGTGGAGGCAGCGCTGACGGCAAAGACGCGGATGGTGGCGCTGGCGTCTTGCCATTACCTGAGTGGTTGGCGCATTAATGTGGATGGGATAGGCCGGATGCTGCGAGAGCGAGGTGTGTTTTTCTGCCTGATGCGATCCAGACGCTAG